A genomic region of Photobacterium swingsii contains the following coding sequences:
- a CDS encoding ankyrin repeat domain-containing protein translates to MKLTTFNRAAPYPSLQTLYREISVALDTKSYVSKEAARKLDGLCKKNCVHYYELEETLKQVIIEPVRSVFNDEYSARVEIFVRNLSTAYFKWISMYSLGEVTVEQANQLFNDSQFFENLVIQNFALKQADCKPLCLPGNTTLILDDANACKVLLNNTVNKEIIDRWNRWISEKEKPSLNTIANLDQTLSLNFNKQQWLELKWSLLASRFVHHFLSSFGINLTGINHELFVNANQLNKQQLLPISMLNDVTLKEYNVHQTVTKNEAHQERMRKLLKLTNEELAKLNPELGANLSYLHAKARFLVNSGFLEEANATYKEAFNIALFRVHHPSQFKKLIAEALRVAAYQSPNPDKVFITNLKSMLILTGMEPAPARTDEPDRNRRSVIAANEIDAYREELQILFPEKFAYPNVTYPSHPKKAGLIFDKLNPLGSDIKMLKKKKVTVGLGDGVQRLSSPLIEAIKNNDLESVALMLKSGASVNALSEVNESPLLMSLELLDFQTPYAPMDRRIFDLIVTHSHSAKTLNTISRRKMRFPLNAAVDSGQQDIVKTVLSLNKDIDIDLKGGLDYMSPLYQTLCLLPLIKKPSLLEQKAFENISDESIHRLKPMFAGILPTFIEDMRKALTNNGTNDGRKGSIKSVYQKLFMENFRRHSPSPSKIRHIARILILAGANPNLEHNINGMKYTPLMLAAEFGELSLFKLMIAHNGDWRKTYVLPSQSVHNEKAIHCLHIARNFNQQAIVDYIEHNLV, encoded by the coding sequence ATGAAACTTACAACCTTTAATCGAGCCGCCCCATACCCTTCACTCCAAACTCTCTACCGAGAGATATCTGTAGCACTTGATACAAAGTCTTACGTATCTAAAGAAGCAGCACGTAAATTGGACGGTTTGTGTAAAAAGAATTGTGTTCATTACTACGAACTAGAAGAAACGCTCAAACAGGTCATTATTGAACCTGTTCGCTCTGTTTTTAATGATGAATATTCAGCTCGAGTAGAGATTTTTGTTCGTAATCTTAGTACCGCATATTTTAAGTGGATCTCTATGTATTCTCTAGGCGAAGTGACCGTTGAGCAAGCCAATCAATTATTCAATGATTCACAATTTTTTGAGAATCTTGTAATTCAAAATTTTGCCCTAAAACAAGCTGACTGCAAACCTCTGTGCCTACCTGGTAACACTACATTGATTCTGGATGATGCCAATGCATGTAAGGTATTACTGAACAATACAGTGAATAAAGAAATTATCGACCGATGGAATCGTTGGATAAGCGAAAAGGAAAAACCATCCCTAAACACCATCGCGAATCTAGATCAAACTCTTTCACTGAACTTCAATAAACAACAATGGCTGGAACTAAAGTGGAGCCTACTAGCTTCAAGGTTTGTTCATCATTTTCTTTCCAGCTTTGGAATCAATCTAACGGGAATAAATCATGAACTTTTTGTCAACGCCAATCAATTGAACAAACAACAGTTACTCCCGATTTCAATGCTCAATGATGTCACCCTAAAAGAATATAATGTTCATCAAACGGTGACTAAAAACGAGGCTCACCAAGAACGCATGCGTAAGCTTCTCAAGCTGACAAACGAGGAACTCGCTAAGCTCAATCCGGAGCTAGGTGCAAACCTAAGTTATTTGCATGCTAAGGCACGTTTTTTGGTCAACTCTGGTTTCCTTGAAGAAGCGAATGCTACTTATAAAGAGGCATTTAACATCGCGCTTTTTAGGGTTCATCACCCATCTCAATTCAAAAAACTAATTGCCGAAGCACTACGTGTTGCTGCGTATCAATCACCAAATCCCGATAAAGTTTTTATAACAAACTTAAAGTCGATGTTAATTCTGACAGGTATGGAACCTGCTCCTGCAAGGACTGACGAGCCAGATAGAAACCGCAGGAGTGTTATTGCTGCCAATGAAATTGACGCATATCGCGAAGAGCTCCAGATATTATTTCCAGAGAAATTTGCCTATCCAAATGTCACGTATCCGAGTCATCCCAAGAAAGCGGGGTTGATTTTTGACAAGTTAAATCCGCTAGGTTCAGACATCAAAATGTTAAAAAAGAAAAAAGTCACTGTTGGATTAGGAGACGGTGTACAGCGCTTATCTTCTCCTCTCATTGAGGCAATAAAAAACAATGATTTGGAGTCTGTAGCACTCATGTTGAAGAGTGGTGCCAGCGTAAATGCACTTAGCGAAGTAAATGAATCGCCTCTCTTAATGAGCCTTGAATTACTAGACTTTCAAACCCCCTACGCACCTATGGATAGGAGAATATTCGACCTCATCGTGACACACAGTCATAGCGCCAAAACACTGAATACGATAAGTCGACGTAAAATGCGTTTTCCTCTCAATGCTGCCGTTGACTCAGGCCAACAGGATATTGTTAAAACGGTTCTATCTTTGAACAAAGACATTGACATCGACCTGAAAGGTGGTCTGGACTATATGTCACCTCTCTATCAAACATTGTGCCTACTCCCTTTGATAAAAAAACCGTCTTTACTTGAACAAAAGGCTTTTGAAAATATTAGTGATGAGAGTATTCACAGGCTAAAGCCGATGTTCGCAGGGATATTACCAACATTTATTGAAGATATGCGCAAAGCCTTAACTAACAACGGCACAAATGATGGAAGGAAAGGTAGTATTAAGTCAGTTTATCAAAAGCTATTCATGGAAAACTTTAGACGCCATAGTCCATCACCGAGTAAGATTCGCCATATAGCTCGTATATTGATTCTTGCTGGGGCAAACCCTAATCTAGAGCACAATATAAATGGAATGAAATACACTCCTTTGATGCTTGCTGCTGAATTTGGTGAGCTCTCACTATTTAAATTAATGATTGCGCATAATGGCGATTGGCGTAAGACCTACGTTCTGCCATCACAATCTGTTCATAATGAAAAAGCTATACACTGCCTTCACATAGCTAGAAACTTTAATCAACAAGCTATTGTTGACTACATTGAACACAATTTGGTTTAA
- a CDS encoding recombinase family protein: protein MNTVAYIRTSNIDETEDVVLIKTQKSIIDEWAYSNNNIIGKYYIDSRHTIHNKQRIQFEKMIKDINDNHKNIEGIVVTDFYRLARKPTDIVRLLTLTQNLDIQIIVLSESFIIKSVYTH from the coding sequence ATGAATACTGTCGCCTACATACGAACATCAAATATTGATGAAACGGAAGACGTAGTATTGATAAAAACGCAAAAGTCCATTATAGATGAGTGGGCTTATTCGAATAACAACATTATAGGTAAGTATTATATCGACTCTAGACATACAATACATAACAAACAAAGAATACAGTTCGAAAAAATGATAAAAGATATTAACGATAACCATAAAAACATAGAAGGAATAGTTGTTACTGATTTTTACAGATTAGCAAGAAAACCTACTGATATTGTAAGACTTCTTACTCTTACACAAAATTTAGATATACAAATTATAGTTCTAAGTGAATCATTTATTATAAAGAGTGTTTATACGCACTAA